In Parasegetibacter sp. NRK P23, a single genomic region encodes these proteins:
- a CDS encoding enoyl-CoA hydratase/isomerase family protein: MIQTIQDGHVKVETEHGITTIEFYHPQGNALPSKILHELAVAVSAAGSDAGTKVIILRSEGESVFCSGASFDELANIRNEEEGRRFFTGFAEVINAMRKCPKFIIGRIQGKCVGGGVGLAAATDYCIAWNNVDVKLSELAVGIGPFVVGPAVERKIGTSAFSQLAIDATHWRNAEWAKRKGLFAEVHESIENMDESIARLANTLSHSYPEAMREMKKIFWKGTEHWDELLKERAAISGRLILSEYSKIAIEKFKTAVKAS, translated from the coding sequence ATGATACAGACAATTCAGGACGGACATGTTAAGGTGGAAACCGAACACGGCATCACCACCATAGAATTTTATCATCCACAGGGAAACGCACTTCCTTCCAAAATTCTGCATGAACTGGCTGTGGCAGTTTCGGCTGCGGGAAGTGATGCCGGTACGAAAGTGATTATCCTCCGTTCGGAGGGAGAATCGGTATTCTGTTCCGGCGCTTCTTTTGACGAACTGGCGAATATCAGAAATGAAGAAGAGGGAAGAAGGTTTTTCACAGGGTTTGCGGAAGTGATCAATGCCATGCGCAAATGCCCCAAGTTCATCATTGGCCGCATACAGGGTAAGTGTGTGGGCGGAGGCGTAGGACTTGCGGCAGCCACCGACTATTGTATCGCCTGGAACAACGTGGATGTGAAACTGAGCGAACTGGCCGTAGGTATTGGCCCCTTCGTGGTGGGACCTGCGGTGGAAAGAAAAATAGGAACATCCGCCTTCAGCCAACTCGCGATTGATGCCACCCACTGGCGCAATGCAGAGTGGGCCAAACGAAAAGGCCTCTTCGCTGAAGTGCATGAAAGCATCGAAAATATGGATGAGTCAATTGCACGTTTGGCGAACACCTTATCCCATTCTTATCCGGAGGCTATGCGGGAGATGAAGAAAATCTTCTGGAAAGGAACCGAGCATTGGGATGAACTGCTGAAGGAGCGGGCGGCGATCAGCGGCAGACTTATCCTGAGCGAGTATAGTAAAATTGCTATTGAGAAGTTTAAAACTGCCGTCAAGGCAAGTTGA
- the paaZ gene encoding phenylacetic acid degradation bifunctional protein PaaZ: MIIQNYVSGKWIPGEDQGQPLFNAVDGTLIGHASTKGVDMNAVLQYARSKGNTVLRKMSFQERGRMLKALAVHLQEKKEKFYEVSYKTGATRADSWIDIEGGIGNLFSYASLRRKLPDLPYCTDGETHMLGKAGQFSAQHLLIPKTGVAVHINAFNFPVWGMLEKIAVNLLAGMPAVVKPATVTCYLTEVVVKEIIASGILPDGALQLLCGSAGDLLDHLEAQDVVTFTGSAVTGVKLKSHPRILAENVPFNMEADSLNCLVLGADATPGTPEWELFVKEVRKEMTAKAGQKCTAIRRIFVPEALMEAAWKDIGTALQQTTIGNPLNEKVRMGALAGQAQREELKQQVQKLLKQAELVYGNMEEVTVVDADPQTGAFVSPLLLMNRTPFQSQAIHEVEAFGPVSTIMPYKALPDAIELARMGKGSLVCSVVTNDPGIATDFVVGAGTHHGRILVLNRTCAKESTGHGSPLPLLVHGGPGRAGGGEEMGGLRGIRHYMQRVAVQGAPEMLTAITGTYQPGSPGKEDEKHPFRKYFEELEIGDTLVTHKRTVTEADIVNFANVSWDHFYAHTDHTSLEGTLFERPVAHGYFILSAAAGLFVDAKKGPVMLNYGLEECRFLKPVYAGSTIGVKLTCKEKLRQEKKEPGDTARGIVKWLVEVNDELNEPVAIATILTMVMLKNQESW, translated from the coding sequence ATGATTATTCAGAATTATGTTTCAGGGAAATGGATACCCGGTGAAGACCAGGGCCAGCCACTTTTTAATGCTGTGGATGGAACCTTGATAGGGCACGCCTCTACAAAAGGAGTGGATATGAATGCCGTTTTACAATATGCCCGTTCAAAAGGAAATACCGTGCTCCGCAAAATGAGTTTCCAGGAGCGGGGCAGAATGTTGAAAGCGCTTGCGGTCCATCTTCAGGAAAAAAAGGAGAAGTTTTACGAAGTAAGTTACAAAACAGGCGCTACCCGCGCCGATAGCTGGATCGATATCGAAGGTGGAATCGGGAACCTTTTCTCTTATGCTTCTTTAAGGAGAAAGTTGCCTGATCTTCCCTATTGTACCGATGGCGAAACCCATATGCTGGGTAAGGCCGGACAATTTTCCGCGCAGCACCTGCTTATTCCCAAAACCGGTGTGGCGGTGCACATCAATGCATTCAACTTCCCCGTGTGGGGCATGCTTGAAAAGATCGCCGTAAACCTGCTGGCCGGAATGCCCGCTGTTGTGAAACCCGCCACTGTTACCTGTTACCTCACCGAGGTGGTGGTTAAAGAGATCATTGCTTCGGGTATATTGCCTGATGGCGCCCTGCAATTGTTGTGTGGCAGCGCCGGTGACCTGCTCGATCACCTGGAGGCGCAGGATGTGGTCACCTTCACCGGATCCGCGGTTACAGGAGTGAAATTAAAATCGCATCCGCGCATACTTGCTGAGAATGTCCCCTTTAATATGGAAGCGGATTCCTTAAACTGTCTGGTACTTGGTGCTGATGCTACGCCCGGAACCCCGGAATGGGAACTCTTTGTAAAGGAGGTGCGGAAAGAAATGACGGCGAAGGCGGGTCAGAAATGTACGGCCATCCGAAGAATATTCGTTCCTGAAGCGCTGATGGAAGCCGCGTGGAAAGACATTGGCACCGCTTTACAGCAAACCACTATCGGCAACCCGTTGAATGAAAAAGTACGCATGGGTGCACTTGCCGGACAGGCGCAACGGGAGGAACTCAAACAGCAGGTACAAAAACTTTTGAAGCAGGCTGAACTGGTTTATGGAAACATGGAGGAAGTTACCGTGGTAGATGCTGATCCGCAAACTGGCGCTTTTGTAAGTCCTTTGTTATTAATGAACAGGACACCATTCCAGTCTCAAGCAATACATGAGGTGGAGGCTTTTGGACCGGTAAGTACCATTATGCCCTACAAAGCATTGCCCGATGCTATTGAACTGGCAAGGATGGGAAAGGGATCACTGGTCTGCTCTGTGGTCACGAATGACCCAGGGATCGCAACGGATTTTGTGGTGGGGGCGGGAACACACCATGGGAGGATATTGGTATTGAACCGGACCTGTGCCAAAGAAAGTACCGGTCATGGATCGCCATTACCGCTGCTGGTGCATGGAGGTCCGGGGCGTGCCGGGGGAGGAGAGGAAATGGGAGGATTGCGCGGTATCAGGCATTATATGCAGCGGGTGGCCGTGCAGGGCGCGCCGGAAATGCTGACGGCCATAACAGGAACTTATCAGCCCGGCAGTCCTGGTAAAGAAGATGAAAAGCACCCGTTCAGAAAATATTTCGAAGAACTGGAAATCGGAGACACACTGGTTACACACAAAAGAACAGTAACAGAAGCGGATATCGTGAACTTCGCGAATGTTAGCTGGGATCATTTTTATGCCCATACCGATCATACATCCCTGGAAGGAACTTTGTTTGAAAGGCCGGTGGCGCACGGCTATTTTATCCTGAGTGCCGCGGCCGGGTTATTTGTGGATGCGAAGAAAGGCCCGGTGATGTTGAATTATGGCTTAGAGGAATGCCGTTTTCTGAAGCCGGTTTATGCAGGAAGCACGATCGGTGTAAAACTAACCTGTAAAGAAAAACTAAGGCAGGAAAAAAAGGAACCTGGCGACACCGCCAGGGGCATCGTAAAATGGCTGGTGGAGGTGAATGATGAACTGAATGAGCCTGTGGCCATCGCAACCATTTTGACCATGGTAATGTTAAAAAATCAGGAAAGCTGGTAA
- a CDS encoding YceI family protein, producing the protein MNKHLKVATSLLIAGVAVSSFVAGPVVPAKKVQTTASAQTPIVWKLDKSHSGVKFTVTHLLVSEVDGNFKTFDGTFEHTKEDFSDAKITFTIDAASANTNNEGRDNHLKKADFFDVEKYPTIKFVSTSFKPAGGKKYTLTGQLTVKDVTKTVTFDVTYNGQNSTARGVKAGFKATTTIDRTEYNIKGGGAAVGDDVDVTVNIALAKA; encoded by the coding sequence ATGAACAAACACCTTAAAGTAGCTACTTCACTGCTGATCGCAGGGGTTGCCGTTTCCTCTTTCGTGGCCGGTCCCGTTGTTCCCGCAAAAAAAGTTCAGACAACAGCATCTGCCCAGACACCTATCGTTTGGAAACTGGACAAGTCCCATTCCGGCGTGAAATTCACCGTTACCCACCTGCTGGTTTCAGAAGTGGATGGTAACTTCAAAACGTTCGACGGCACTTTCGAACACACCAAAGAAGATTTCTCCGACGCGAAGATCACCTTCACCATCGACGCGGCTTCCGCCAACACCAACAATGAAGGACGCGACAACCACCTCAAAAAAGCTGATTTCTTCGACGTGGAAAAATACCCCACCATCAAATTTGTAAGTACTTCCTTCAAGCCCGCCGGTGGAAAGAAGTACACGCTGACCGGTCAACTGACTGTTAAAGACGTTACCAAAACAGTAACGTTCGATGTTACCTACAATGGACAAAACAGTACCGCCCGCGGCGTAAAAGCCGGCTTCAAAGCGACTACCACCATCGACCGCACTGAATACAACATCAAAGGCGGCGGTGCCGCTGTAGGAGATGATGTGGATGTGACCGTGAACATCGCGCTCGCAAAAGCTTAA
- a CDS encoding adenylate kinase gives MFNLILFGPPGSGKGTQSENLIKKYGLKHLSTGDILRSEIAGQTALGLEAKSFMDKGQLVPDEVVIGMISSALEANPEAAGFLFDGFPRTTAQAEALDKLLSLKKTEIAVVLALEVSEEELVKRLLNRGKTSGRSDDTSEEIVRARIVEYHAKTSAVADYYRQFDKVESIKGEGSVDEIFDALCKQIDVRMEEAI, from the coding sequence ATGTTCAATTTAATTCTATTCGGCCCTCCGGGCAGTGGCAAGGGAACGCAGTCTGAAAACCTGATAAAGAAGTACGGGTTAAAACACCTGTCTACAGGGGATATCCTGCGCAGTGAAATTGCGGGACAAACGGCGCTTGGACTGGAAGCGAAAAGTTTCATGGACAAAGGACAACTCGTTCCGGACGAAGTGGTGATCGGTATGATCAGTTCCGCCCTGGAAGCGAATCCTGAAGCAGCCGGCTTTTTATTTGATGGTTTCCCCCGCACCACAGCACAGGCTGAAGCGCTGGATAAGTTGCTTTCGCTCAAAAAAACAGAGATCGCCGTGGTGCTCGCCCTGGAAGTGTCTGAGGAAGAACTCGTGAAACGCCTGCTGAACAGGGGAAAAACCTCTGGAAGAAGCGACGATACCAGTGAAGAAATCGTACGTGCGAGAATTGTGGAATACCACGCGAAAACTTCCGCCGTAGCCGACTACTACCGCCAATTTGATAAGGTGGAATCCATTAAAGGTGAAGGCTCTGTGGACGAAATCTTCGATGCACTTTGCAAACAAATAGATGTCAGAATGGAAGAGGCCATCTGA
- the msrB gene encoding peptide-methionine (R)-S-oxide reductase MsrB, which yields MKFTTLMLVPLLFAQCSYSQQKPKKDSTMQSEEKKIASYSRTDSSKVEMTEEEWKKVLPTDVFQIARMKGTERPFTSKYETSKEIGTYYCRACGNALFKSDTKFESGCGWPSFYEPVSKGSIIYTPDHSHGMVRTEVQCGRCKAHLGHVFEDGPPPTGLRYCINGVILDFEKKK from the coding sequence ATGAAATTCACCACCTTAATGCTGGTACCTTTGTTGTTCGCACAATGTTCGTATTCCCAGCAAAAGCCCAAAAAAGATTCCACCATGCAATCAGAAGAAAAAAAGATAGCGTCCTATTCCCGCACAGATTCCTCAAAAGTTGAAATGACCGAAGAAGAATGGAAAAAAGTCCTTCCAACCGATGTGTTCCAGATCGCCAGGATGAAGGGAACGGAAAGGCCCTTTACCAGTAAATACGAAACCTCCAAAGAGATTGGCACATATTATTGCCGCGCCTGCGGAAACGCGCTTTTTAAAAGCGATACCAAATTTGAAAGCGGCTGCGGCTGGCCAAGTTTTTATGAGCCGGTGAGCAAAGGTTCTATCATTTACACCCCGGATCATTCTCACGGAATGGTGCGGACGGAAGTACAATGCGGACGTTGCAAGGCTCACCTGGGGCATGTATTTGAAGATGGTCCCCCGCCTACGGGTTTGCGTTATTGTATTAACGGTGTGATATTGGATTTTGAAAAGAAGAAATAG
- a CDS encoding COG3014 family protein, giving the protein MRLLFTIARVPALLVLVPFLFSCGSYNQKIQKYYSQMEAGRFNNAFRTLDDIKFLQKPRNLFLYYAEKGRMAHLMGLYDSSNRFLNEADRIAEIRYKDAADVTKGTILNPMMQTYRGEPFERFMLHYYKALNYTYLGRTEEALVEARRISLATNDQMDQTNEKENRYSRDAFSLNLQGIIYESAGDMNNAFISYRNAVETYLTQKDSTWYGVTIPQQLKEDLLRTAHANGFTTEQERFEKMFGMTYDPSKAPEGGALVVFMESGRAPVKEEENLFFSLVKGAGGAFFFTDPTGAFNIPFDVARYNNNSTDIGDLRTFRVALPKYMVTSSTPSNGVISLNEQGYQPEMVQNINAVAIETMKERRLKDITAALTRLAIKKLAESGARAASESIAKSNSKKKDENKKEENAEAVGAAVGLLFQALALASEKADTRNWQSLPAFIEYTRIPLQKGPNKLSIGQKGYASPKVLEIEGSGGLQVRNFRF; this is encoded by the coding sequence ATGCGATTGTTATTTACGATAGCAAGGGTACCGGCACTCCTGGTGTTGGTACCTTTCTTGTTTTCCTGCGGGAGTTACAACCAGAAAATACAAAAGTATTATTCACAGATGGAAGCCGGCCGTTTCAACAACGCCTTCCGAACACTGGATGATATTAAGTTTCTGCAAAAACCCAGGAACCTGTTCCTGTATTATGCCGAAAAAGGCCGTATGGCCCACCTGATGGGACTCTACGACAGTAGCAACCGCTTCCTCAATGAAGCGGACCGCATCGCGGAAATCCGGTACAAAGATGCCGCCGATGTTACCAAAGGAACGATCCTTAACCCGATGATGCAAACTTATCGCGGCGAACCTTTCGAACGTTTCATGCTGCATTATTACAAGGCCCTGAACTACACCTATCTTGGCAGAACCGAAGAAGCGCTGGTGGAAGCCCGCCGTATTTCGCTGGCCACCAACGACCAGATGGATCAGACCAATGAAAAAGAGAACCGCTACAGCAGAGACGCTTTTTCACTGAACCTCCAGGGTATCATCTATGAATCAGCCGGAGACATGAACAACGCGTTCATCTCCTACCGGAATGCCGTGGAAACTTACCTCACGCAGAAAGACAGCACCTGGTACGGCGTCACCATCCCGCAGCAACTAAAGGAAGATTTACTAAGAACCGCGCACGCCAATGGTTTCACCACTGAGCAGGAACGTTTTGAAAAAATGTTCGGCATGACATATGATCCCTCCAAAGCTCCGGAAGGCGGCGCATTGGTGGTGTTCATGGAAAGTGGCCGGGCTCCCGTGAAAGAAGAAGAGAACCTGTTCTTTTCCCTCGTGAAAGGAGCGGGAGGCGCTTTCTTTTTTACGGATCCGACAGGTGCGTTCAATATTCCTTTTGATGTGGCGCGTTACAACAACAACAGCACTGACATCGGCGACCTGCGCACTTTCCGTGTGGCACTGCCGAAATACATGGTAACCAGTTCCACGCCATCGAATGGAGTCATCTCTCTGAACGAGCAGGGTTATCAGCCGGAAATGGTGCAGAACATCAATGCCGTGGCTATAGAAACGATGAAAGAACGCAGGTTAAAGGATATAACTGCCGCGCTCACACGACTGGCCATTAAGAAACTCGCGGAAAGTGGTGCACGGGCCGCTAGTGAATCCATCGCCAAAAGCAACAGCAAGAAAAAAGATGAAAACAAAAAAGAAGAGAACGCCGAAGCCGTGGGCGCCGCAGTAGGCTTGCTTTTCCAGGCGCTGGCCCTTGCCTCGGAAAAAGCCGACACCCGTAACTGGCAAAGCCTCCCCGCATTTATTGAATACACCAGGATTCCTTTGCAGAAAGGCCCCAACAAATTAAGTATCGGGCAAAAAGGATATGCCTCGCCGAAAGTACTGGAAATAGAAGGTTCTGGCGGATTACAGGTAAGAAACTTCAGGTTCTGA
- a CDS encoding penicillin-binding protein activator LpoB, giving the protein MKNFLYATLLATSALSFVSCSRNVTRIDSSEQIDLSGRWNNTDSRLTAEEMTGDVLRADWVTNHMQAKGKKPVVIVGMVQNKSHEHIEAETFVKDVERSFISSNKVGLVQGGKKREELRAEKADQQTNASASTMKKFGLENGADYILQGSINSIVDSHKRKKVVYYQVNLELTNIETNEVVWIGDKKIAKYVKN; this is encoded by the coding sequence ATGAAAAATTTTCTTTACGCAACATTGCTCGCTACTTCAGCACTCTCTTTCGTTTCCTGCAGCAGGAACGTAACCCGTATCGACAGTTCAGAACAGATTGACCTCAGCGGCCGCTGGAACAATACCGATTCAAGGCTCACCGCAGAAGAAATGACCGGAGATGTACTCCGTGCCGATTGGGTCACCAACCACATGCAGGCCAAAGGAAAGAAACCCGTTGTGATTGTAGGTATGGTACAGAACAAGAGCCACGAACATATTGAAGCCGAAACCTTCGTGAAAGATGTGGAAAGAAGTTTCATCAGCAGCAATAAAGTGGGCCTGGTGCAGGGCGGAAAGAAAAGGGAAGAACTGCGCGCTGAAAAAGCCGACCAGCAAACCAACGCGTCAGCTTCTACCATGAAGAAATTCGGCCTGGAGAACGGTGCGGATTATATCCTGCAAGGCTCCATCAACTCCATCGTGGATTCCCACAAAAGAAAGAAAGTGGTGTACTACCAGGTGAACCTTGAGCTCACCAATATTGAAACCAACGAAGTAGTGTGGATTGGCGATAAGAAGATCGCCAAATACGTGAAAAATTAA